Proteins encoded together in one Telopea speciosissima isolate NSW1024214 ecotype Mountain lineage chromosome 4, Tspe_v1, whole genome shotgun sequence window:
- the LOC122659418 gene encoding zinc finger BED domain-containing protein RICESLEEPER 2-like: MERSEIEMKESNDDGIKLIDKAVQKVRDSVKFVKSSQARKVRFAESCGQIGLNTKRGLHGDVSTRWNSTFQMLDDVLFCRQAFDNFENLESNYRDLPTEEEWAKIQKITNFLKPFEEITKQLPGSKNPTSNLYFVNVVHIYMRLNDGSLFERDFMLEMVSSMREKFNKYWVKYSLILSVGVVFDPCYKLGVIEWAYEEIHGDDKLLIDESVDRVEDPFTKWSNRKKPIADEKSELDQYLAEDRKPSTEEYDVLIYWKGCEGQYPDLSWLARGILAILVSTVASESTFSAGLE, encoded by the exons ATGGAAAGATCTGAAATTGAGATGAAAGAGTCAAATGATG ATGGTATCAAACTGATTGATAAAGCAGTTCAAAAGGTACGGGATAGTGTAAAATTTGTAAAGAGTTCTCAAGCAAGGAAGGTGAGGTTTGCAGAAAGTTGTGGGCAAATAGGTTTGAACACCAAGAGGGGCTTACATGGAGATGTTAGTACAAGATGGAATTCAACATTCCAGATGCTTGATGATGTTTTGTTCTGTCGTCAAGCTTTTGACAACTTTGAGAACTTAGAGTCAAACTATAGAGATctccctactgaggaggagtgggcaaagattcaaaaaattacaaacttTTTGAAACCTTTTGAGGAAATCACGAAGCAGTTACCTGGTTCAAAAAATCCAACCTCCAATTTATATTTTGTAAATGTGGTTCATATTTATATGCGTTTAAATGATGGGTCTTTGTTTGAGAGAGATTTTATGTTGGAGATGGTATCTTCCATGAGAGAGAAATTCAATAAATATTGGGTGAAATATTCATTGATTTTATCCGTTGGTGTTGTTTTTGATCCCTGCTATAAGTTGGGAGTTATTGAGTGGGCATATGAGGAGATCCATGGTGATGATAAATTACTCATTGATGAGTCTGTTGACCGT GTTGAGGATCCGTTCACTAAGTGGTCAAACAGGAAGAAGCCTATAGCTGATGAGAAGTCTGAATTGGACCAATACCTTGCAGAAGATAGAAAACCATCAACCGAGGAATATGATGTTTTAATATATTGGAAGGGATGTGAGGGCCAATACCCTGATTTGTCTTGGCTAGCCCGTGGTATTTTGGCAATTCTTGTGTCCACGGTTGCGTCTGAGTCTACATTCAGTGCTGGGTTAGAGTGA